The Leptospira selangorensis genome segment TGTTCCGAATAGTTCTGGGGTGAATGTCAATTGTAAACAAACTGATCCAAATTATATAGATATCACTCAATTACAAGCGGCGAAGACAGGCACTCCAATCCCTTCTACAAATACCTTATTAAACGACCTGCAATTGGTATTCGCGAATACGATTGGTCCTGTAAATACTACAATAGTTAGTCTACAGAATCAATTAAACACTTTGAATGCGAGTACAAACGGAACTATTCGGTTTAGATTGGACGTTACATCTTTTAATCTTACTTCTCAAACATCTACAGTAATGCAATATGATTTAGGTACTAGTGCCGATCGTTTAAGAAGCTTTTTCGGCGATGTAAACGGTGATGGTCTGCCAGACTTTATTACTATGGTAGGTAACCAGATCAAAGTATCTTTAAACACAAATCATGGTTTTGCGGCCCAGGTCACAAGTACCTTAAATGCAACAAGTGTTTCCAAAACCAGTCAGTTCAACTTTTCGGATGTAAACTCGGATGGATTAGAAGATTTAATTCTATATAATACTGAAAATAAGAATGTAGAAAGTTATCTCTCGAACGGTGCAGGGTCTTTAACTTATAGTGCCAATTTTGGATTTGGACAATTCGATCTGACAGAGCAGACAACAGGAGGCGTTTATAAAGCAGACCAGGGCCAATTTATCATCCAAGATGTTAATGGCGATGGATCGAAAGACGTGTTGTTAATTAAGCTTTGGATGGATAAAACTCAAGGGCATGTATTCGTAAGAAATACAAACCCAAAAGTTTCTGGCGAGGATGATTTACTCTCTGTGACGAATAGAGTTCAAACGACGACCGTAGGATATACTACAAAACAGCTACACCCTGGAGCAATTCAACCGGGAAGTGGGAACTATCCAAATATTCCGGACACTAGCAATTCTCATTTGGTAACAAGTATCACAACTGATTTAGGTTCCGGAGTTTCTATTGGGGAAAGTTTTGAATATAAAAATTCCAGGTTTTATTTAGGTATTCGAGAAGTAATAAGAAGTCTTGGGTTCGCTAGCTTTAAAGAAAAGGATAATGGAACAGGATTTTACAAGTTTACTGAATTTAATCAGGCGGATTATAGGTTAGCAGGAGTGCCAACTTCTTTCAGTAATTATAATGCTTCCGGAAATCTTATGCAGCAAACTATTTCGAGCGGGTTTCAATTTCCAAACCCGTTTGGAACAGAAATTTCCTTCGCAACAAATATTTCCAAAAGTTCTTATCATAATGGAGCTCTTGAACTATCGACGAACACAAGCTATATTTTAGATCAATATGGGTTTCCTACGAATCAAACAGAAGTCGCCGGTTCTCATATAATTTCCGCAAATTTAGAATTTAGTCACGATTTGAATTCTTGGCGATTCGGAAGAGCGACCAGGAATAAGAAATTTACGGATGGTGTTCTAGTACAGGATCAAAAGGTAGTTTATACAGGAGATACAATACAAAGTGTAACTAAATTTTTGGGAACTTCCGCAGAACAAATTACAAATTATACGTATGATACATTTGGAAATCCGATAACGATTGCGGATGCTTCTGGCGCGACCTCAAACATAGCATATGATACGATTATACACTCTTTTCCAGTTACAAAGACGAATGCCTTAGGTCACCAGGAGACTACAAATTATGATTTTAATTCTGGGTTAGAAATTTCCAAAATCGATCAGAACGGTGGAGTGACTTCTAAAGCTTACGATACTTTTGGGCGATTGATTTCGATAACTTATCCAGGAAACTCAAGCTGGAATGAATCTTACGAATATGTGAATACAGGTAAATTCGATTTAGCAAACCTTTCGAATACGCAATCGGTTTCAAAAACGATCCGAGACACAACAAGTGGCATAGAAACTAAGGTAATGGAATATTCCGATCCATTAGGAAATGTGCTTAGAACTGTTTCGGATACTGCCGTCTCCGGAATTACATTGATAACGGATTCTTTATATAATTACCAAACAGGTTTAATTTTTAAAAAGTCAAATACGTATTTCAGTAATACTTCGCCATTTTGGACGGAGTATAAATACGAAGATCAAGACTACCGTTCCACTGGGACCTTATCTACAGATTCAAAGGGAGTTACTACAACAACGATCACATACTCAGGATTGGTTACGAATACGTCCGTTTCTGCTCCGGATAACATAGTGAAAACATTTAGCGAGACTAAGAATGAACTCGGACAGGTGATTTCCAAAACGGATAATGGGAAGACAGTTTTGACAAACTATTCCCCGAATGGACAGCCTTCTCAGATCACTGACCCGGCTGGACTCATCACAAATTTCGTATATGATTTAGCTGGAAGAAGAGCCAGTGTCGCCGACCCAAGCTCCGGAACGATCAGCTATACATATGACACTTTAGGTAGGGTTTCTAGCCAAACAGATGCGAGAAATAAAACGATTACATTCTCCTATGATTCAATCGGCAGGATTACTTCTACTCAAACAAACGGAGTAGAAGCACCTATCGGAAACGAATACGATAGTGGTACTTTAGGAAAGGGAAGGGTCACAAAAATAACGGATAGCTCCGGAATTACTGAAATTTCCTATAATATTCAAGGAAAACCAGTCCGTCAAACAAAGACAATCGATGGATATCTACTTATTACGGAAATGGAATATGATTCCTTAGGAAGAATGACTTCCGTTACATATCCGGATGGTTCTGTAGTTCATCAAAGTTATTCTCTAAATGGAAATCTGGAGAATGTAACATTAGATAGCTCAGATGGGCCGAGTGGTATACACGTCGCTGGATATGAAGGCCCAATCTTTGTAGATGGAAATCCGGTATTCCGAAGAACGACAGGCAATGGAGTAGTAACTGATCTAAAATTAGATCCTTCTAATTTCCAAACGGTATCTTTATCTGCAAAAAAAGACGATGGAAGTATTCTGCAATCAATCTCTTACCAATACGATGGTTCAGGGAATATCGCCCAACAAACAGACAATCAGAATACGAGTCGAAATCAAACATACACATACGATTTGCATAACCGAGTTCTTACCGCTCAAGGAAGTTACGGGACTCAAAATTATAGTTATAGCACAGGTGGAAATCTCACTCAAAAAGGAGATGTAAACTTTACATATGGAGATTCCAGTCATCCGCACTCAGTGACAACTGCTGCAACCGTGCAAAACGCATCTAGCTATACGTACGACAATTCTGGAAATATGATCTCTCGTAACGGAGATATATTGATTTACGATTCATTCGGAAAACTCAAAGAATATAATTCAGCAAACGGAACAAATCTTAAATATACATATGATTATTCCGGAAATCGAGTTAAAACGGAAAATCTAACGACTGCTGTAACAAATTATAATATTGGCGATTATTACGAGATCGAGAAGCCTACAAGCGGAGATGAAAAGCATACAGCCTATATCAAAGGATTGGGCGGAGAAATCTTAACTCAGATTACTCGCTCGAATGTAATATTGATAACTCGAGATGAAAGTTCGACTTTAGCTTCTGCATCGTCTGGAAGCTGGTTCGATCAAACTGAGCTTTGCTCCGGAGTCGCTATTGATTGCGGTAAGTTTTGGCAGAATAGGTTATCTTATCCGATCCAAAAATTCTTTGCTTATTCGGCATACTTCCAAAGTGGAATTCCTACCATTGCATTTAGGTTAGGATATATTTTGTTTATCGTAGGATTGCTTTACTTAGCATATCCGTTCTTACTTAAAGGAAACGAAATATTAAAAGAAAGAAGAATAGCTGGGTTATCTACTCCGATACTACTCATTTCGGTTTTCGGGATTAGCTTGCTCCAAGATTGTAACGGATTATTGAACGGAAATCAAGCTCCTTGGTTTACTTTAAAAACGAATATAGAAGAAGCGTCTTCTTTTAAAGTAAAAGCTAATAACTCAGGATCGCCAATGGTCGGAGCCTATTTTTATCAAAAAGACCATTTAGGTTCGACGACAATGCTTACTGACGGTTATGGAAACCAAGTTGCAGGGCCTGGGCAGAGTGGAGTGAGTAATGTGAGTTATCTTCCTTATGGTGAGATCAATCTTTCTGAAACAACTGGTCCAGATATCTTCCATTATAAATTCACAGGCCAGATATTGGATTCAGATACAGGTTTATATTACTATAAATCGAGATACTATGATCCTTATTTAGGTAGATTCATCCAAGCAGATGATCGTGCAGACAAAGGAATCAATGGTCTCAATCGTTACATGTATGTCGGCGGAAATCCAATTAACAGGATTGACCCTGATGGTCATAGTTGGTTGAGTAATGCTTTGAAGATTAAGTCGGGGAGTTTCTTGCAGCGGGCGCTTTTTGTGAATTCGCGAAGAGTTGCTTCATTTCAAAGAGGTTTAGGTAACGCAGCTCAATTTGTGGGGGCAATGTCAATTACGCCAGTCGGGTGGATATCTGCTGGTTTGGCTTATGGATTAGCTACGAATGGGAAACAGTTTTTGAATAATCCTGTAGCATTTTCTTACGGCTATGGTTTCGCAGGATTGGATTACGGATTAAGT includes the following:
- a CDS encoding RHS repeat-associated core domain-containing protein; its protein translation is MKEKFRKVTVLVFLPLFILITFSGFSIKSFFLNLTGSLVPQPLPKLSASANGTLTSNVEISIPPGTKGIVPSLSLSYASGGKNGILGMGWDLSGIYSISRDPSFGINFDANDKFLSDLVGPLIDVSGNKTRYQSRKESFVRFVPSGVCGGGPCSWTGTDKDGIVYSYGKTNDSRIEALGKNGAIRTWALNQVRDPFGNGYDIAYIEDTVTGEYYPNEIKYQNRSIKFEYSDSRTDTSPSYVFGSFVKTTKKLEEIEIYADGSLLRNYEFEYSSGASTGRQILTSLKRSESNIFGSESYDDLEFNYGSDGFLVQPVVDTNLNTPTSTINLFVPSALLMYANFYFGNPLPTQPTATEKRLATYLQYSMKYPVPDRDACNNGFSACLCAAYAPCWGGNANFFAILASLCLDFNNWGGPNYCASGITSGLTNWTPMDLDGNGILDFVSIVGSESSNSIQLRAWKVQNGAVDPNGSFLSPILPLHYNTFFQTTDLDGDGRTDFAYESGGKLSVIYSQSNSFSNPVSFSNVSIPAASQNMQAFLPYSYYYENSSLNPKRMIPDKAQVDWFADMNSDNLADFIHYDGTKFNIYLNQKGSFSNAIQITGTSNYFINEFIDLDSDGKAEHVRLVQYSQNPQYTTVSNQLQAATEQAETITNEFHTKEDILNTILASGANNVSNSDFSSLIDYYLKGCSYYIANSGSGGVIVSVPNSSGVNVNCKQTDPNYIDITQLQAAKTGTPIPSTNTLLNDLQLVFANTIGPVNTTIVSLQNQLNTLNASTNGTIRFRLDVTSFNLTSQTSTVMQYDLGTSADRLRSFFGDVNGDGLPDFITMVGNQIKVSLNTNHGFAAQVTSTLNATSVSKTSQFNFSDVNSDGLEDLILYNTENKNVESYLSNGAGSLTYSANFGFGQFDLTEQTTGGVYKADQGQFIIQDVNGDGSKDVLLIKLWMDKTQGHVFVRNTNPKVSGEDDLLSVTNRVQTTTVGYTTKQLHPGAIQPGSGNYPNIPDTSNSHLVTSITTDLGSGVSIGESFEYKNSRFYLGIREVIRSLGFASFKEKDNGTGFYKFTEFNQADYRLAGVPTSFSNYNASGNLMQQTISSGFQFPNPFGTEISFATNISKSSYHNGALELSTNTSYILDQYGFPTNQTEVAGSHIISANLEFSHDLNSWRFGRATRNKKFTDGVLVQDQKVVYTGDTIQSVTKFLGTSAEQITNYTYDTFGNPITIADASGATSNIAYDTIIHSFPVTKTNALGHQETTNYDFNSGLEISKIDQNGGVTSKAYDTFGRLISITYPGNSSWNESYEYVNTGKFDLANLSNTQSVSKTIRDTTSGIETKVMEYSDPLGNVLRTVSDTAVSGITLITDSLYNYQTGLIFKKSNTYFSNTSPFWTEYKYEDQDYRSTGTLSTDSKGVTTTTITYSGLVTNTSVSAPDNIVKTFSETKNELGQVISKTDNGKTVLTNYSPNGQPSQITDPAGLITNFVYDLAGRRASVADPSSGTISYTYDTLGRVSSQTDARNKTITFSYDSIGRITSTQTNGVEAPIGNEYDSGTLGKGRVTKITDSSGITEISYNIQGKPVRQTKTIDGYLLITEMEYDSLGRMTSVTYPDGSVVHQSYSLNGNLENVTLDSSDGPSGIHVAGYEGPIFVDGNPVFRRTTGNGVVTDLKLDPSNFQTVSLSAKKDDGSILQSISYQYDGSGNIAQQTDNQNTSRNQTYTYDLHNRVLTAQGSYGTQNYSYSTGGNLTQKGDVNFTYGDSSHPHSVTTAATVQNASSYTYDNSGNMISRNGDILIYDSFGKLKEYNSANGTNLKYTYDYSGNRVKTENLTTAVTNYNIGDYYEIEKPTSGDEKHTAYIKGLGGEILTQITRSNVILITRDESSTLASASSGSWFDQTELCSGVAIDCGKFWQNRLSYPIQKFFAYSAYFQSGIPTIAFRLGYILFIVGLLYLAYPFLLKGNEILKERRIAGLSTPILLISVFGISLLQDCNGLLNGNQAPWFTLKTNIEEASSFKVKANNSGSPMVGAYFYQKDHLGSTTMLTDGYGNQVAGPGQSGVSNVSYLPYGEINLSETTGPDIFHYKFTGQILDSDTGLYYYKSRYYDPYLGRFIQADDRADKGINGLNRYMYVGGNPINRIDPDGHSWLSNALKIKSGSFLQRALFVNSRRVASFQRGLGNAAQFVGAMSITPVGWISAGLAYGLATNGKQFLNNPVAFSYGYGFAGLDYGLSSVANPFAGAPMPTIDRVPGGAIIRNSFYANNIMSKKYYAQTHGYTVSFRTGEDTYAHILHERRHIIQNRTREGFYNGYGGGIFRYFGGGKEIEADLSAGYFGYPQTGAFILFLYYNKYISDDLYRDIRLWALLNN